One genomic window of Bradyrhizobium sp. B124 includes the following:
- a CDS encoding DUF3100 domain-containing protein, which translates to MTSTSSPSADLAAPAVNPASTGKLTLFVAVLIIVAVAETVGIVQFQIGPGKVLLQPMVWALLIAAAWGLSARYLPAAARIGPGLQTYAGQLLNAGLLLFVIKMAFTVGGALPEVQKAGWALIFQELGHTFGTLVLGLPIALLLGVKREAVGATFSIGREGNMVIIGEKYGMNSAEGRGVLAEYITGTVLGALFIALLAGFVASLHIFDPRSLAMGAGVGSGSMMAAAIGTINGHNPPEMAKELIAIASAANLMTAVLGFYFALFFSLPVCSWLYDRLEPVLGRFSNFSSGNLGPSIASAGETKHATFGFSDSLLAWITVAGGVLIGNSLTYKVPLLESGAGLLVVLAVVLLVDVLARLLSKVPHILILVAVTTVLGIPGLLPFSNAMIGSVDKLNFLAFTTPVLTLAGFSVAKDLPIFRKLSWRIVVVSLTAAAGTFLGATLIAEFFHR; encoded by the coding sequence ATGACGTCGACCTCTTCGCCTTCCGCAGACCTGGCCGCCCCGGCGGTCAATCCCGCAAGCACCGGCAAGCTCACGCTGTTCGTTGCCGTTCTGATCATCGTTGCCGTCGCCGAGACGGTCGGGATCGTCCAGTTCCAGATCGGACCGGGCAAGGTGCTGCTTCAACCGATGGTGTGGGCGCTGCTGATTGCGGCCGCATGGGGCCTCTCAGCGCGTTATCTGCCTGCCGCCGCGCGGATCGGGCCCGGCCTGCAGACCTATGCGGGACAATTGCTCAACGCAGGCCTGCTGCTCTTCGTGATCAAGATGGCATTCACGGTCGGCGGCGCGCTGCCGGAGGTGCAAAAGGCCGGCTGGGCGTTGATCTTCCAGGAGCTCGGGCACACCTTCGGCACGCTCGTCCTCGGCCTGCCGATTGCGCTCTTGCTCGGGGTTAAGCGCGAAGCGGTCGGCGCGACCTTCTCGATCGGCCGTGAAGGCAACATGGTGATCATCGGCGAGAAATACGGCATGAACTCCGCCGAAGGGCGCGGCGTGCTGGCCGAGTACATCACCGGCACCGTGCTTGGTGCGCTGTTCATCGCGCTATTGGCCGGCTTTGTCGCCAGTTTGCACATCTTCGATCCGCGGTCGCTCGCGATGGGCGCTGGCGTCGGCTCGGGCAGCATGATGGCGGCCGCGATCGGCACCATCAACGGCCACAATCCACCCGAGATGGCGAAGGAGCTGATTGCGATCGCCTCGGCGGCGAACCTGATGACCGCCGTTCTCGGCTTCTATTTCGCCTTGTTCTTCTCGCTGCCGGTGTGCTCCTGGCTGTATGACAGGCTGGAGCCCGTGCTCGGCCGGTTCTCGAACTTCTCGTCGGGAAACCTCGGGCCCTCGATCGCCAGCGCCGGCGAGACAAAGCACGCAACGTTCGGCTTCTCCGACTCGCTGCTCGCCTGGATCACCGTCGCGGGCGGCGTCCTGATCGGCAATTCGCTCACCTACAAGGTTCCGCTGCTGGAATCGGGCGCAGGCCTCCTGGTCGTGCTCGCGGTGGTGCTGCTGGTGGACGTCCTTGCCCGTCTGCTGTCGAAAGTGCCGCACATCCTGATCCTGGTCGCGGTCACCACCGTGCTCGGTATTCCCGGCCTGCTGCCGTTCTCCAACGCGATGATCGGCTCGGTCGACAAGCTGAACTTCCTGGCTTTCACGACCCCCGTGCTGACGCTCGCCGGCTTCTCGGTCGCCAAGGATCTTCCGATCTTCAGGAAGCTGAGCTGGCGTATCGTGGTGGTCTCGCTGACGGCGGCCGCGGGCACGTTCCTCGGTGCGACATTGATCGCCGAATTCTTCCATCGCTAG
- a CDS encoding GNAT family N-acetyltransferase, producing MRSYPRRVNFESGDVEFRLMGPADEAAVLKFANALAVHDMLFLPRNIREPKVLSAWIKEIERGSIVSLLVVKDDIVVGCGTIVRDPMSWSAHVGEIRTVIASHVRGTGIGRALSNEAFDLALSMGLERLTVQMTSDQTRAIAIFEALGFRAEALLRDQVKDLQGKTHDIVVLGVSVADVQKLEPGGSSGAID from the coding sequence ATGCGATCCTATCCGCGTCGCGTCAACTTCGAGAGCGGGGACGTCGAGTTTCGGTTGATGGGGCCTGCCGACGAGGCCGCCGTCCTGAAGTTTGCCAACGCGCTTGCCGTGCACGACATGCTGTTCCTTCCGCGGAATATCCGTGAGCCGAAGGTGCTCTCGGCATGGATCAAGGAGATCGAGCGCGGCTCGATCGTCAGCCTGCTGGTGGTCAAGGACGACATCGTTGTGGGGTGCGGCACGATCGTGCGGGACCCCATGTCGTGGTCGGCCCATGTCGGCGAGATCAGGACCGTGATCGCCTCGCATGTGCGCGGCACCGGCATCGGACGGGCTCTTTCCAATGAGGCGTTTGACCTCGCGCTGTCGATGGGCCTGGAACGCCTGACAGTGCAGATGACGTCCGACCAGACCCGCGCGATCGCGATTTTCGAAGCACTCGGCTTCCGCGCCGAAGCTCTGTTGCGCGACCAGGTGAAAGACCTTCAGGGCAAGACGCACGACATCGTGGTGCTTGGCGTCAGCGTGGCGGATGTGCAGAAGCTCGAACCGGGCGGCTCGTCCGGAGCGATCGACTAG
- a CDS encoding AMP-binding protein — translation MSASNDNLERPLHEILRSHARERPEKPACIWYGRAITFLELDRASDAFAARLQQLGVAKGEPVALFMNNCPQYLMAQYGIQKIGAIASPCGALNKEHELAYQLDDLGARVIVAAEPLLPIVGQVRDKTKLEHVFVVRYPDLLPERPPIGVPDELLASGSEPADTAGEIEDFLSVAASGAAPRDVAIDMNDTALMIYTSGSTGRPKGAMLSYRNVIFKTAATVNCNGIGSDDVLLSIAPLYHIAGMVMGVNAPVYAGATSVLLYRFDPLVTAEAIDRYQVSWWYSVAPMNVAITQLSNISDFELRSLRVNPVTSFGIDWTEALARQWQAVASNCESFEAAYGLTETHTVDTFMPRNAIRWGTHGRPVPGNEIRIVDPDSGADQPAGVPGEIVIRGPGVFKGYRNRPDATAEALRDGWLHTGDMGRLDAEGYLTFMGRFKEMIKVSGYSVFPEEVESILNKHPDVAASAVIGAPDATKGEVVKAFIVLAPRAELDTAQLVAWARQNMAPYKVPRDVSFVTELPRSPAGKLLRRLLKD, via the coding sequence ATGAGCGCTTCCAACGACAACCTCGAACGACCGCTGCACGAAATACTGCGAAGCCATGCCCGTGAGCGGCCGGAGAAACCGGCCTGCATCTGGTATGGCCGCGCCATCACGTTCCTCGAGCTCGACCGCGCGAGTGATGCATTCGCGGCGCGCCTGCAACAGCTCGGCGTCGCCAAAGGCGAGCCGGTCGCATTGTTCATGAACAACTGCCCGCAATATCTGATGGCGCAATACGGCATCCAGAAGATCGGCGCCATTGCCTCGCCCTGCGGGGCGCTGAACAAGGAGCACGAGCTCGCCTACCAGCTCGACGATCTCGGCGCGCGCGTGATCGTCGCGGCTGAACCGCTATTGCCGATCGTAGGTCAGGTCCGCGACAAGACGAAGCTCGAGCATGTCTTCGTGGTCCGCTACCCGGACCTGCTGCCCGAGCGGCCACCGATCGGCGTTCCGGATGAACTGCTCGCATCCGGCTCCGAGCCGGCGGATACGGCCGGCGAAATTGAGGACTTCCTCTCCGTCGCTGCAAGCGGCGCGGCGCCCCGCGATGTCGCGATCGACATGAACGATACGGCGCTGATGATCTACACGTCGGGCAGCACGGGCCGGCCCAAGGGAGCGATGCTGTCCTATCGCAACGTTATTTTCAAGACGGCCGCGACCGTGAACTGCAACGGGATCGGCAGCGATGACGTGCTGCTCTCGATCGCGCCGCTGTATCACATCGCCGGCATGGTGATGGGCGTGAATGCACCGGTCTACGCCGGCGCGACGTCCGTGCTGCTGTACCGGTTCGATCCGCTCGTGACGGCAGAGGCGATCGACCGCTATCAGGTAAGCTGGTGGTACAGCGTGGCGCCGATGAACGTCGCGATCACGCAGCTCTCGAACATTTCCGACTTCGAATTGAGGAGCCTCCGCGTCAATCCCGTGACCAGTTTCGGTATCGACTGGACCGAAGCGCTTGCCAGGCAGTGGCAGGCCGTCGCGTCGAACTGCGAGAGCTTCGAGGCGGCGTATGGGCTGACCGAGACCCACACGGTCGACACCTTCATGCCGCGCAACGCAATACGCTGGGGTACCCACGGCAGGCCGGTGCCCGGCAACGAGATCCGGATCGTCGATCCCGACTCCGGCGCAGACCAGCCAGCCGGCGTCCCGGGCGAAATCGTGATCCGCGGCCCGGGCGTATTCAAGGGCTACCGCAATCGTCCTGATGCGACCGCGGAGGCGCTGCGCGATGGCTGGCTGCACACCGGCGACATGGGCCGCCTCGATGCCGAGGGCTATCTGACCTTCATGGGACGCTTCAAGGAGATGATCAAGGTCTCCGGCTACAGCGTCTTCCCGGAAGAGGTCGAATCGATTCTGAACAAGCACCCCGACGTGGCGGCGTCAGCCGTGATCGGCGCGCCCGACGCAACCAAGGGCGAGGTGGTCAAGGCCTTCATCGTGCTGGCCCCGCGTGCCGAACTGGACACCGCCCAGCTCGTGGCATGGGCGCGCCAGAACATGGCGCCTTACAAGGTACCGCGCGATGTCAGCTTCGTTACCGAGTTGCCGCGCTCACCGGCCGGCAAGCTGTTGCGGCGGTTGCTCAAGGACTGA
- a CDS encoding DUF5996 family protein, whose amino-acid sequence MTAGSRTSDFWPALSSPAFEPTRNLLHMALQAVGKLKLAEPFQAQWAEVPLWLSARGLTTGPIRCASGAYEVRADFISHELQWLTSSGGSGQLPLGPTSVAALVEALLGQLRGAGIDASITLLPQERPRPIPFNEDKEQRPYDRDLVNAWWRILLSTQRVLQIFQGRFTGKTQPIGLMWGTLDIRVVFYNGKPVTPAQDIGFIRRNAMNAELIEMGWWSGDASYPRPAFYSFTYPQPKGIENAKVAPAAARWDAGMGEFLLDYDDLRQSGDPERDLLSFLESTYHAGATAAGWESGLLGGGRPE is encoded by the coding sequence ATGACTGCTGGCAGCCGCACTTCCGATTTCTGGCCGGCGCTTTCCAGCCCGGCCTTCGAGCCCACGCGAAATCTTCTCCACATGGCGTTGCAGGCGGTCGGCAAGCTCAAGCTGGCCGAACCGTTTCAAGCGCAATGGGCCGAGGTGCCGTTGTGGCTCAGCGCGAGAGGGCTGACCACCGGCCCGATCCGTTGTGCGAGCGGCGCTTACGAGGTCCGCGCAGACTTCATCTCGCACGAGCTGCAGTGGCTCACGAGTTCGGGCGGATCGGGACAATTGCCGCTGGGGCCAACATCCGTTGCCGCGCTCGTCGAGGCTCTGCTCGGTCAGCTGCGTGGCGCCGGCATTGACGCTTCAATCACTCTATTGCCGCAGGAACGACCCCGTCCGATCCCCTTCAACGAGGACAAGGAGCAGCGCCCGTACGATCGCGACCTGGTCAACGCGTGGTGGCGCATCCTCCTCAGCACGCAACGCGTTCTCCAGATCTTTCAGGGCCGGTTCACGGGCAAGACGCAACCCATCGGCCTGATGTGGGGGACGTTGGACATTCGCGTGGTGTTCTACAACGGCAAGCCCGTCACACCCGCGCAAGATATCGGCTTCATCAGGCGCAATGCGATGAATGCGGAGTTGATCGAGATGGGGTGGTGGTCGGGCGATGCCTCCTATCCAAGGCCCGCGTTCTATTCCTTCACGTACCCGCAGCCGAAAGGCATCGAGAACGCCAAGGTCGCTCCGGCCGCCGCCCGCTGGGACGCCGGCATGGGCGAGTTCCTCCTCGACTACGATGACCTTCGCCAGTCCGGTGATCCCGAACGAGACCTGTTGAGCTTCCTCGAATCCACCTATCACGCTGGCGCAACCGCTGCAGGGTGGGAGTCCGGGCTGTTGGGTGGCGGCCGGCCGGAGTGA
- a CDS encoding helix-turn-helix transcriptional regulator has product MQKSPAVETNDGFARMNLPDLRINYDPIDPDQFDRPIISLCIETGQGNDELPLHSHKKGQLVVASHGSVMCRAPGGLWIVPPQGAVWIPAGVLHSNCMSGSRKVYVVFIDPQASMLPTTCCTFTISSLVRELIHRLSVFPPLYPIEGPTSRLGRVLLDELVQMSTEQLYLPISADSRLQHLATSLLNDPADRSTVEELAARYAMSERTFARLVFKETGMTFGRWRQRLHILVALQRLSDGYSVQAVSLDLGYETPSAFITMFKKAMGKSPRRFLAERSSFVGREPVE; this is encoded by the coding sequence ATGCAGAAGTCACCCGCTGTTGAAACGAATGACGGCTTTGCCCGAATGAATTTGCCGGACCTTCGGATCAATTACGATCCGATCGATCCGGACCAGTTCGACCGACCGATTATCTCTCTCTGCATCGAGACAGGCCAGGGGAACGATGAGCTCCCACTTCATTCGCACAAGAAGGGGCAATTGGTGGTCGCCTCTCATGGATCGGTCATGTGTCGTGCACCAGGAGGACTATGGATCGTTCCGCCGCAGGGTGCGGTATGGATACCCGCCGGCGTTCTGCACAGCAACTGCATGTCAGGTTCCAGAAAGGTCTACGTCGTCTTCATCGATCCGCAGGCGAGCATGCTTCCGACGACCTGCTGCACATTCACGATATCGTCGCTCGTCCGCGAGTTAATTCATCGATTGTCGGTATTTCCGCCCCTGTATCCGATCGAGGGGCCGACAAGTCGACTTGGGCGCGTATTGCTCGACGAACTGGTGCAGATGTCCACCGAGCAGCTCTACCTGCCGATCTCCGCTGATAGCCGGCTCCAGCATCTGGCCACATCCCTTCTCAATGATCCTGCCGATCGGAGCACGGTCGAGGAACTGGCTGCACGATACGCGATGAGCGAGCGCACATTCGCCCGTCTGGTATTCAAGGAAACCGGGATGACGTTCGGGCGCTGGCGACAGCGGCTTCACATCCTGGTCGCGTTGCAGCGACTATCGGACGGATATTCCGTACAAGCCGTATCACTCGATCTGGGCTACGAGACGCCCAGCGCTTTCATCACCATGTTCAAGAAGGCAATGGGCAAGAGCCCTCGTCGCTTCCTCGCCGAGCGATCCAGCTTCGTCGGCCGCGAACCGGTCGAATAA
- a CDS encoding ABC transporter substrate-binding protein gives MMNRNESGLTRRALLGSSVGAAAGLVSWPAKANAPGNVRVGAINPSSGVLAFPGQACVRGIDAGAKFAKEKFGIDMEIIHADTQSRPENGRIAAENLIRQGCTVLIGAWDSGATISALQAAEAAKVPMVVHIASATQVTSQGFTQVFRYYPTSLTVVRKSLIELKSLLSSLKDVPTSAAIMHLNNTMGQSTAASIDQAWKEVDVPLEIAQYIPYDEKARDLSVEVAKAKASGADALVSVTRVNDAIMIIRECVKQGWNPRLIFSPNSNGVQDKAYYDALGKYGDGAILSTLWYNPKAPDAAAILKRFASDYPNDWLDANSGCAFEAVQIVADAVSRAGSSESAAIHAALKATDMTPILMSSGRIKFDASGQNMGGDVTLLQGQNGRPRVVAPQAVAEATLQYPLVPFNSR, from the coding sequence ATGATGAATCGCAACGAAAGTGGTCTGACGCGCCGTGCGCTGCTCGGCAGCAGCGTTGGCGCCGCCGCCGGGCTCGTATCGTGGCCGGCGAAGGCAAACGCTCCCGGCAACGTGCGGGTAGGCGCGATCAATCCGAGCAGCGGCGTTTTGGCATTTCCCGGCCAGGCCTGTGTGCGCGGGATCGATGCCGGTGCGAAGTTCGCCAAGGAGAAGTTTGGAATAGACATGGAAATCATCCATGCCGATACCCAGAGCAGGCCGGAGAACGGGCGAATTGCGGCCGAGAACCTGATCCGGCAGGGCTGCACGGTGCTCATCGGAGCCTGGGACTCCGGCGCAACCATATCCGCGCTGCAGGCCGCGGAAGCCGCAAAGGTCCCGATGGTGGTGCATATCGCGAGTGCGACCCAGGTGACTTCGCAGGGTTTCACCCAGGTCTTTCGTTACTATCCGACGTCGCTGACGGTCGTCAGGAAGTCGCTGATCGAACTGAAGTCGCTGTTGTCGTCGCTCAAGGATGTGCCGACGAGTGCAGCCATCATGCATCTCAACAACACGATGGGGCAATCGACGGCGGCCAGCATCGATCAGGCCTGGAAGGAGGTCGATGTCCCTCTGGAGATTGCCCAGTACATCCCGTACGACGAGAAGGCGAGGGATCTTTCGGTTGAGGTGGCGAAGGCGAAAGCCTCGGGCGCCGACGCGCTGGTATCGGTGACGCGCGTCAACGATGCCATCATGATCATCCGGGAATGCGTCAAGCAGGGATGGAATCCCAGATTGATCTTCTCGCCGAACTCGAACGGAGTCCAAGACAAGGCATACTACGACGCATTGGGCAAATACGGTGACGGCGCGATACTGTCGACACTATGGTACAACCCGAAGGCTCCCGACGCCGCAGCGATCCTCAAGCGGTTTGCGTCCGACTATCCAAACGACTGGCTTGACGCAAATTCAGGATGCGCGTTCGAGGCCGTGCAGATCGTTGCGGACGCCGTGAGCCGCGCCGGCTCTTCTGAATCGGCCGCTATCCATGCCGCGCTCAAGGCAACCGATATGACGCCGATCCTGATGTCCAGCGGCAGGATCAAGTTCGATGCCAGCGGTCAAAACATGGGGGGCGACGTGACTCTGCTGCAGGGGCAGAACGGCAGGCCGCGCGTGGTGGCGCCGCAAGCCGTGGCCGAGGCAACCCTCCAGTACCCGCTGGTGCCGTTCAATTCGAGATAG
- a CDS encoding AMP-binding protein, which translates to MDVESITSGAQLVDVTIPQLLNARRAERPETVAYKQKRRGAWIAATWRQYSGQVANLAAALQQAGFARGDRAAIMGDVSQEWLLADMATICAGGVMVGVYFTSSPEEVGYYLSDSGASFIFVGSELQLGIVLASGQAEEVRKIIVLDPEWNGIDAAANVVSLSAFCEGISVDADGFLREQVAQAKASDLVSIGYTSGTTGFPKGAMLTHLSLLAGAHSVTTFSPRMRSDAHRVVVHLPMSHTVARAQATTLPLLARMVPHFGETSMEFAQTIKDVKPTYFMAPPRFYQRFATQILSKVHSGSAKQKQDYQFAMTIARKALDDRQAGGAPDPLISALFAVCQDQIFRPLLAEVGFEELAITYTSSAAMPSELMSLWQLWGLQLKECYGQTELVGANLVQMAEWPEAGTVGVPVHDAAWETAVLEDGEMIVRGPGLFVGYWNKPEETKSALRDGWLYTGDIVDIGPTGLFKLVDRKKEIINTSNGKSISPTQIENEIRHSPFISEAAVIGEGKKYLTALIEVDAIATMEWARSRDIRIAQYADLANSEIVVRMIEGEIGKANSRLARAEQIKAFRILPEELSPENGVMTPTRKKRRRQIIERYRSLIDTLYDESEDDLVKAEMRR; encoded by the coding sequence TTCCGCAGCTTCTGAACGCGCGACGGGCGGAGCGGCCCGAGACGGTCGCCTACAAGCAAAAGCGTCGCGGCGCATGGATCGCCGCGACCTGGCGGCAGTATTCGGGTCAGGTGGCGAATCTGGCGGCCGCTCTGCAGCAAGCCGGATTCGCGCGCGGTGATCGCGCAGCCATCATGGGGGATGTATCCCAGGAATGGCTGCTCGCCGACATGGCGACGATCTGCGCCGGCGGTGTCATGGTCGGCGTGTATTTTACCTCGTCGCCGGAGGAAGTTGGTTACTACCTGAGTGATTCCGGCGCCTCCTTCATCTTTGTCGGCAGCGAGCTTCAGCTTGGCATCGTCCTGGCGTCCGGCCAGGCCGAAGAGGTGCGGAAGATCATCGTGCTCGATCCGGAATGGAATGGGATCGATGCGGCGGCGAACGTCGTGTCGCTCAGCGCCTTTTGCGAAGGGATCTCGGTCGACGCCGATGGATTCCTTCGCGAGCAGGTCGCGCAAGCCAAGGCGAGCGACCTGGTCAGCATCGGATACACATCCGGCACCACCGGCTTTCCGAAGGGCGCGATGCTGACCCATTTGTCGCTGCTCGCCGGCGCGCACAGCGTGACGACGTTCAGCCCGAGGATGCGTTCCGACGCGCACCGCGTCGTCGTGCATCTGCCGATGTCGCATACGGTTGCGCGCGCGCAGGCAACGACGTTGCCGTTGCTCGCCCGGATGGTGCCGCATTTCGGCGAGACCAGCATGGAGTTCGCCCAGACCATCAAGGATGTGAAGCCGACGTATTTCATGGCGCCGCCCCGCTTCTATCAGCGGTTTGCCACCCAGATCCTCAGCAAGGTCCATTCCGGATCGGCGAAGCAGAAGCAGGACTATCAGTTTGCGATGACGATCGCGCGCAAGGCGCTCGACGACCGCCAGGCTGGAGGCGCGCCGGATCCCCTGATATCGGCGCTGTTCGCCGTGTGCCAGGACCAGATATTCCGTCCGCTGCTTGCTGAAGTCGGGTTCGAGGAGCTCGCGATCACCTACACATCTTCGGCGGCGATGCCTTCCGAACTGATGTCGCTCTGGCAGCTATGGGGATTGCAACTGAAGGAATGCTACGGCCAGACTGAGCTGGTCGGCGCCAATCTGGTCCAGATGGCGGAATGGCCGGAAGCCGGCACCGTTGGTGTGCCCGTGCATGATGCGGCCTGGGAGACGGCGGTTCTCGAGGACGGGGAGATGATTGTCCGGGGGCCAGGGCTCTTCGTCGGCTACTGGAACAAGCCGGAGGAAACGAAATCGGCGCTGCGCGATGGTTGGCTTTACACCGGAGACATCGTGGATATCGGCCCGACAGGCCTCTTCAAGCTGGTCGATCGCAAAAAAGAGATCATCAACACGTCCAACGGCAAATCCATCAGCCCGACGCAGATCGAGAATGAAATCCGGCACAGTCCGTTCATTTCCGAAGCCGCGGTGATCGGAGAAGGAAAGAAGTATCTCACCGCGCTGATCGAAGTCGACGCGATCGCGACGATGGAGTGGGCCCGATCGCGGGATATTCGGATCGCGCAGTACGCGGATCTGGCAAATTCCGAAATCGTCGTCCGGATGATCGAAGGCGAGATCGGCAAGGCCAACAGCAGATTGGCCAGGGCCGAACAGATCAAGGCCTTCCGGATCTTGCCGGAAGAGCTGTCTCCCGAGAATGGCGTGATGACTCCGACCAGGAAGAAGCGCCGGAGGCAGATCATCGAGAGATATCGCTCGTTGATCGATACGCTTTACGACGAAAGTGAAGACGATCTGGTCAAGGCCGAGATGAGAAGGTGA